A single genomic interval of Hevea brasiliensis isolate MT/VB/25A 57/8 chromosome 4, ASM3005281v1, whole genome shotgun sequence harbors:
- the LOC110671752 gene encoding transcription factor MYB102-like: MGKSACCDKNGLKKGPWTAEEDQKLMDYIQKHGHGRWRTLPKNAGLKRCGKSCRLRWTNYLRSDIKRGKFSFEEEEAIIRLHNVLGNKWSAIASRLPGRTDNEIKNYWNTHIRKRLLRMGIDPVTHNPRVDLLQLYSVLNSSPYISSHQIDISSLLGIGSMLNPNLLNPATSFFSFQSSSQDASPENVQENHLDNSQVHQNQFQSLQPSQIQACIDSSAQFLDETQLLQAHLKQLSTSPANFICQNSSQCSWQETGNFTTMGESLVPYHEIGNQTLIKSSFENLSNLGFSSLISSTPSSSTTPLQSSSTTYVNGSTEDERDSYCSNMLMFDIPNSLDVNGLL, encoded by the exons ATGGGCAAATCTGCTTGCTGTGACAAAAATGGATTAAAGAAAGGTCCTTGGACTGCAGAGGAAGATCAGAAGTTGATGGATTATATTCAAAAACATGGGCACGGCAGATGGCGAACCCTTCCAAAGAATGcag GACTCAAAAGATGTGGGAAGAGCTGTAGACTTCGCTGGACTAATTACCTGAGATCTGACATCAAGAGAGGGAAGTTttcttttgaggaagaagaagccaTCATACGGTTGCATAATGTTCTGGGAAATAA GTGGTCTGCAATTGCTTCTCGCTTGCCTGGGAGAACTGATAATGAGATCAAGAATTACTGGAATACCCACATCaggaaaaggctattgagaatgGGAATTGATCCAGTGACCCACAATCCACGCGTAGATCTTCTTCAACTCTACTCAGTTCTCAATTCATCTCCCTACATCTCGTCTCATCAGATTGATATTTCAAGTTTGCTTGGAATTGGATCCATGTTGAATCCAAATCTACTCAATCCAGCCACCTCTTTCTTTTCATTTCAAAGCAGCAGCCAAGACGCTAGTCCTGAAAATGTTCAAGAAAACCATCTTGACAACTCCCAAGttcatcaaaaccaattccagaGCTTGCAGCCAAGCCAAATTCAAGCCTGCATAGACTCAAGTGCCCAATTTCTAGATGAAACCCAACTCCTGCAAGCCCATTTGAAGCAACTTTCTACTAGCCCAGCCAATTTCATCTGCCAAAATTCTTCACAATGTTCATGGCAAGAAACTGGAAATTTTACAACTATGGGAGAGAGCTTGGTGCCATATCATGAGATCGGTAACCAAACCTTGATAAAAAGTTCATTTGAAAATCTATCAAATTTGGGTTTCAGCTCACTGATATCATCTACACCTTCATCGAGCACGACTCCATTGCAATCTTCGTCAACAACATATGTCAATGGTAGCACAGAAGATGAAAGGGATAGTTACTGTAGCAACATGTTGATGTTTGATATTCCAAATAGCTTGGATGTTAATGGACTCTTGTAA